CCCTCTGCACAGTTCTGGACAAGTCGGGGTACTGTTTCTCCCAGGTGGCTCCTGGGACAGGTGCTCTCAGCCTTCCCAGGCAGCCCCTCCACCACGGGGTGGGCTGACATGTCTCAGAGGGTCAGGAAGCTagtcctcattctttttttttttttaaatgattttatttatttatttaacagagagagaggtgcgagagagggaacacaagcaggtggagtgggagagggagaagcaggcttcccgctgagcagggagcccgatgcggggctcgatcccagaatcctgggatcatgacctgagccgaaggcagacacttaacgactgagccacccaggcaccccacagtcCTCATTCTGAACACAACTGATGACAATGTAGTTTACATGGTCCCCCAGACACCCCCCTTCCTGTTCTCCCCGCTCAGGACTTAATTCTAAACTGTCCATGTCTTGGAATGGGGTATCGAGGACTGGTCATAGCTTGCCATATCAGGGAAGGCTGGTGAGTGTCACGCAGACACCACCCCAGTCTGGGTGGCTGCTGGAGCATGTGTGGGGGCCTGcagttgtgggggtggggaatctGCCCTGTGCGCTGGAGTGAGGCGCTGCACCTGGGCCCAAGCGGCCACAGCAGGGGCCAGGCCTCCTCTAGTTCCTTTTCAAGGCTTttttccacccccccaccccccgcaaccCCAGGTGGAGCCAAGCCCGGATGGGAAAGTGGACAATTATACTCCGTTCACCCGTGTGTCACATAAATCGAGCATCAGTCTTTCTACCCAACTGTGGCCAAGATCCCAGTTGCTGCAAAGTACAGCCTGAAACACCACCAATCAGACCTAGctttgactcattcattcattggaaaTTCATCGATCGCGTGCTGGGTGGCCTGCTGGGTGCCCACACTGGGGCCAGGGTGATCAGAATACAGTGATGCACGAGAACCGGTCTCTTCCCTTCTCAGCTTTAGTGGGGTGTGCTAAaccctctgctcatttttctcaCAGGTTAGGGACAGAGCAGATGATCCGCTAAATATCCTGGCCAGGGGCTTGTCCCCAGTGTCTCCACTTCCTCtaactcctccaccatcttgacTTGGTCCTAATGCGCCCCCAAGTGGCTTCAGATTGCGCGCTGCCTGTAGATTATGGAGAAATGGGGCCTCCTACTGGTTAGCCGCAGTCCTGAGCCAGCACAGCACCCAAAATCTGTCATTCTGCAGTTTCTTTAGTCGGCAAACATTTTGTGAACATCCACCATGCCCCCACACCTTTTTGCAGGGGGGATACAGTGAGGAATAAGGAAGACAAGTCTGTGCCCTCCCAGAGCTGGCACCTACCCATAGCTGAAAATtgctatgaagaaagaaaaagagtataaTGTAATAGAGATTGAGGAGAGGAAGACTCCTCACCAGAGCAGGAAGCCAGGGGAGGCCTCTCTCAGGAGGGAGCATTTTATAGAAACTTGCATGATGAAGTGGGGCCAGTCATGTGCAGATCAAGAAGAGGGAGGgcaacagcatgtgcaaagggcctgaggtggggacctttttttctgccttcagtAACAGGAAGGAGACCGGTGTGATTGGCTCCAAGTTACAGAGTGAGAGTCCTGGTTGATGAGGAAGGCCAGGTCACCCAGGGCCATGGCAAAGAGTTGAATTGTCTTACAAATGTGATGAAAACCAGTGGAGACTTTATGGTTAGATTAACATTTCTGAACAGGAATCCCCTGGAGGGGTCTGTGGATAGAATTCAGGGAAGTCCATGAACTTGGATGGGAAAAAATTATGTCTCAACTTTTACTATCCTCTAACTGAAAATGTTCCGTTTCCTTCTATTATGAATAAAGGCAACAGACTACCATACCATTAGCGGGACTCTGTCACCAGTGGAATCACAGATATTTCTATACACAGAGAcctcaaaatattgtttttactCATCGTTGCTTTGAAATTGCAGTACTCACCAGACATATTGCTTGATCTTATTATTTAATGGGCTAACAAAGAAACCTATAGATTATTATCACAATTCAAGATGttagatgaatttttttcatatatagttGATTTCATATGAAATCGTATGCATtttaatttacacattttttaactCTGAGAAGGGGGCAGTCGGTTTTGTCAGACACCAGGTAATGCAGAGCAcagaagaaatttagaaatgttttttctgGGCTTGCAGATGtgttgggtgggggagaggaaaggatggAGAGAATTGGGACTGACCACTAAGTTTCTGGTCTGAGTGACAGTGAGTGGGGGTGTAACGGTTGGGTTTTTCATTTGGACTTCTTACCACGAAACCCCCTGATAATTGGGATGCATTTCCCCCcactctttcttctccctgctgATTCAGAAAGAAATCTGCAGACACCTCTCTTTTAGGCTTCTGGGGAGAAAGGGGGGTTTTCACTGAGAGTCACACTAGGGAGAGACAgtagttaacaaatattttaatcagCAAGCTAGTCAGAAAAACATTGGTGATAAGTCTTTATTTCTGGCTTTATTCTTTGATTCAGGTCAGTGGGCATTTAATGGGGGCTGACGAGACTGTGTTGAGGGTTAGGGATACAAGAGTAAGACCCGGCCTCTGCATTCTAGAGTTACGGTGTTGCAGAGCAAAAACTGTACATAAGCGAATGAATGCATTGCATTGTGAGAAATGCATTGTAGAGCACTCAGGGTGGGTTCAGTTTTGTGGGGCCTGATGTTTATACAACGTGCAGGTCCTTttggagaaaaggaagacaaaattaTAAGACCAAAATTAGGTATGGGGACTTGGAAGGGTCCGTTGTAAAGGGGGGAGGGCCTGGATTCCAGGCTTCACTCATATCGTGGCCAGGCCTCACTTGGAAGGGACGCCACCATGTGAGTGACCAGGTGGAGAGGCTCCGAAGACAAGGCAGAATGGACACAGTTTCAAAGCACAGAGTGTCGGGACTTCAAACCCCTTAAGCTGTATTCTTAGATGATGAGCAGCTCGAGTGAAGAAGCGAGAGGTCAGGAGCATCTGGGTACTCCGTCTACtttctgaggcacagagagaaagcagaggcctTTGCAGTGGACAGGAAATAGCCTTGAACAGTCGAAACACGAATGGTTGGGAAAACAGGGATGTTGGGCAGAAGTGACCGTTCAGTTGGGTAGGTGGGAGTAGGCTAGGTAAATGTTCAAAGCTCAAGAGGTAGGGAAGCATTTACAGTGTTGTCAGTTTCTGGTATAGTTTTCCAGGTATAGTCTATGCATACCCAGGAACTGCGtagatatactttaaaaaatccacacacacacacgaacagtAGCACGTCATGCCCAATGCTCTGTCTCTGGAGCTCTCCACTCAACAGGATATCTTGGAGACTGTTCCATATCAGGACATGAAGAGTGtcctcattctttctgatgaatGTATAGGGTTCCGTCATAAAGATCCACCCTAATTCATTTACCTGTTCCCCACTGCTATGCGTTCAGCTTGTTTCCACTCTTGCTAAACACTGCATGCTGCTGGGAATATCCTTCTAGAGAGATCATTTTGCACAAGTGTGAATGTATCtctaagataaattcctagaagtgaaatggCAACAGGTATATGcctttgtaattcttttttctttattttgttttattttattttatttaaattcaattaacatataatgtattattggtttcagaggtacaggtcagtgactcatcagtcttatataatatccagtgctcattacatcacatgccctccttaatgtccatcacccagttaccccatcccccccacacctctcccctccagcaaccctcagtttgtttcatatgattaagagtcttttatggtttgtatcCCTCTCAGATTTCATCTTTTattgtttcctctcttcccctatgctcctctgttttgtttcttaaattccacatatgagtgagatcatatgataattgtctttctctgattgacttatatcgcttagcataataccctctagttccatccacgtcattgcaaatggcaagatttcatttttttgatggctatgtaatattcacacacacacacacaattacacacacacacacacacacacacacacaccacatcttctttatccattcatctcttgatggacatgtgggctccttccatagtttggctattgtggacatcggtgctataaacattgtggtgccccttcggatcaactatgtttgtatctttggagtaaatatgcagcagtgcaattgctgggtcatagggtagctctagtttcaactttttgaggaacctccatactatttcccAGAGTGGccataccagtttgcattcccaccaatagtgtaagagggttcccctttctctgcgtccttgccaacatctgtcatttcctgacctgttaattttagccattctgactagtgtgaggtggtatctccttgtggttttcttttgtatttccctgatgccgagtgatgttgagcattttttcatgtgtccgttagctatttgtttgtcttctttggagaaatgtctgttcatgttttctgccctgCCTTTGTAATTCtgatagatattgccaaattatcTTCTCACCAGTGATGTGCAAGACTGTGTGTTTCCCCGTATGTTCCAACACAGCGTGTTACGCACTGCTGTTATCTTTGGCCATCAGATAGGTAGAAATAGTATCTCAGTGCAGTTGTAACTGTGTTTATCTTATTGTGAATGAGTCTGAATGTTTTTTCATTCAGAGCTGTTTGTATTTCCTTTGCCGGGCAGTCACCAGACCTATGGTGGCCAGATTACTATTGGATTGTTAGTTTTTCTCTTATTGATCTGTAATCACTCTTTATATGTTAAAGAAATGAACCCTTTGTGTCAAGTTGCTTATGTTTTTCCTCAGCTTGTTCACTTCCTATGACATTAAATTGGTCTTTGGAATAATGATAGCATTGGGAGGAATTGAGGGGCATGTGTCATCCCCCTCAatttcccagaaagaaaaagaatgtcacTCTAAGTAACATAACTTTCCAATGTACATAAAAGTTGCTGAGTAAATTATGAAGCATCAGTGTgggttcattcaacaaatatatgtgGAGCACTTACTGGGTGCCAGATCCTGTTCTAGATGCTGACATTATACTAATGACCAAAACCATCAAGATCACACTCTCGTGGAGCTGACATACCAGTGAGGGAGATGCACTGTGAAAGGGTACATGGAAAGAGAGACACCTTGAGATAGTGAGAAGTCTTACAGAGGAGGTGAAATGGAGATAACAAAGgaaggggtggtggtggctgcTTTAGATTAGATGGTCAAGGACGGCGTCTCTgaagaggtgatttttttttttttcaagagagagagcgtgagtgtcTGAGGagtggagacagagggagagagagaatcttttttaaaggatttgtttatttatttatttacttatttttctatttatttttaaagattttgtttgtttatttgagagagagagaacacagagggagagggaaaagcagactcctcactgagcagagagcccaatgccaggcttgatcccaggaccctgagatcatgacctgagctgaaagcagacgcttaaccaactgagccacccaggtgttcctatttatttattttagagggagagagcatgagtggaaggggcagagggagagggagagaatcttaagcaggctccatgaccagcgcagagcctgacacagggctcgatctcatgaccctgagatcaccaccctgagatcatgacctgagcggaaatcaagagttggacacttaactgactgagccacccaggcgcccctgaaaaggTGATTTTACGTGAAGACCTGAGTGATAAGAAGGGCCTTGGCAGGAGTATAAGAACTAGAACTGcttggcagagggaacagcatgtgcaaaggccctgaggtaggagtaCATGTCAGGAAGACTAGCATGGGCTTCGGTATAAAGGACCTTAGAGATCAGGTGAGGAGTTTTGATTGTATTATTGTGGCTACGAGAAGCcattggagtgtgtgtgtgtgtgtgtgtgtgtgtgtgtgtgtgtgtaagggggttttgcttttccttttagaaatgttCAAACCTAAAAGTGGAGAGTATGACATAAGGAACCATATGTGCCTTCACCCACCTCAGTAGCTATCAACCTTTTGCCAATCCTGTTTCATCTCTACCCCTCACTTTGTTTTGGTGGAaaggctggattttttttccctctccctctgtccctgcctcatttcccttaaaacaaaatattttcattgaagTAGAACAAATACTGAAAAGTGCACAGTTCATAAATATACAGATCAATGACACTCAGAAACCAAGCATACTCATATAACTGGCAACTAGATCAGAAACTGAATATGGCCAGCTCCCCAGGCACCTCTGGGATCCTTCTCACCTCTCCTTCCCCAAATGCCAATGGAACCATAGAGGATGCTCTCTATCGTGTCTTGCTTCTTCCATGTGTCATGTCTGGGAAGTTTACTTTATTGTGCGTCATTACAGATTTTAGACTGCCCCTTCTCGTTGCTGTAGCATTCCAGTGAATCAGTTTACTCACCCATTTCGATTCTTGATGGGTACCTGGGCTTTCTTTGGGTTTGGGCTATTACAAATGGTTCTGCCGTGAACATTCTGGTACACGTCTTTTGGTGAACACACGTACACACTTACAGGGGCTAACACCCAGGTGAGGAACTGCTGCGTCCTGAGGCAGGCATATGTTGGGCTTTAGTAAATAGTGCCCGTATTTGTTttctagggctgccgtaacaaccAACCGTGAACTGGCcgtcttaaacaacagacatgtattctttcacagttctgcaAGGCTTTAAGTCCAAAGCCAGTGTGTTGTCAGGGTTGGGCctcttctctctgggtctcttcaCAGTGCCTTCCCTCTGAACatttgtctctgtgtccaaattccccctCACTAAATGGACCCccgtcatattggattaggaccctaTATCCAAATAAGGCCACCCTCCGGGGTTCTGGGGGGGTAGGGATTCCTACATATCTTTTGAGGGGCAGACACAATTTAAACCATAACAGTGCCaaagagttttccaaagtggttgaaCCAATTTACTGTGCTGGAGTATTTTAAAGCTAATTCCAGACATGGTTATCGTTTGCCTCAAGTGTTTTAAGAGAAGGGAAGACTTggtctgatttacatttttaaacgaTACTGTTTGTTCTGTGGGAATGTAAGACAaggcaaatatttcttcaagaaaGAGAAGGTAAAGCAAGAGTGAGCCCTCCTGGGACAGCCCAGATAGGACATTCTGGTAGCCCGGATTTGGAAGAAGCCTCCTGGGGGCTCTTAGCTCATGGACGCCATTCAGAGATCGTGCTCCATCCTCGAGGCCTACCCTGTGGAACCCCTCAGGGCTCAAGCGGTGCAGAGGGAGCTGGGCCAGGACTCAGGCTGTCTTTCtgtccaaccccctcccccccgccaggACATACAGCAGCTCCTCCAGCTTCAGCAGCTGGTGCTTGTGCCAGGCCACCACCTCCAGCCACCTGCTCAGTTCCTGCTGCCACAGGCCCAGCAGAGTCAGCCAGGTAAGGCCCCACCCCGACGACGGCATCCCCTTCCCGGCAACGCTTCCACAgaactctccctcccccctcaccctGTTCAATCCCCTTGTCTCTCCAGGCCTGCTACCGACGCCAAATCTCTTCCAGCTACCTCAGCAAACCCAGGGAGCTCTTCTGACCTCCCAGCCCCGGGCCGGGCTGCCCACACAGGTGAGAATGTCCACCGAGTCTACCAGGCTGGGTGAAGGGGGGTGGGAGCTTGAGGGTCTCCTTTCCCTTTGaccctccccatttccccctggGGACCAGCCCTGCTCTGCCGCTGATTTGCTGTGGAACCTTAGGCAATCAGCTCTCCCTGTCTGGGTCAGCTTCTGCCTCTATAGAGTGAGGGGAATCAGCCAGCCCAGGGGCTTTTAACACTTTCAGACACATGGACTCTTTTGAGAAACTGATGATTTTGATCTGACCCCCGCTCCCCTAAAATGCACACGTGCATAAGCACACAAAAAACCTATAGGTTGTGGCCTGGCCTTTCTTCCAGTTTGCTGACTGGGTTCTAGACTTTAATAATAGTCTTTCATGATTCTTTATGGATTTCAATGTTCCCTCCTACCCACTTTCTTTTAAGAgccctttcaaaaaaaatgtgaactattTCAGAAAACCCAAAAAGTTTAGACTAATACAGGGCTGAGCTGAATTCTGAAATCCAAAATACTTGGAAAACCAAGTTGTTTTTGTAATGTGAGACCAGAAGTCATTTGGCTGCAAAACCTGTCTTGACCTAAGGCAAAGAGTAtgactttcctttctccctcctgtgTGATATTTGTGCTTTGCTGAGAGCTGTTAATGTGTTCAATTATGGGGTGATGCCTTGACCCTGATAGGGGGAGACACATTATTTATATGTGCCCCCGTGTAGGCTTTCTAAAATCTGCAAAATTTCTGAATTCCAAAACACGTCTGGCCCCAACCTTTGGATAATGGATCCAGGACTTGTATAGCCAACATGGCCGCACTCACCacctgtttcaaatatttttagggAAATAGAACATTCCAGAGAGAGCTGTTGCTTCTTTGTAAATCTCCCAGTCACCCTCtccatctactttttaaaatgctttcactTTATTTGCAACCTTTAATCAGATACTCCCATCAACCCCACGGGGTCAGCAGAGCAGCCATGGTCATTTCCATTCTGcagaggggaaaactgaggcccagggtgaTTAAGAAACTTGCCTGAGTTACCCAACAATGCAGTAGCAGAGCCAGTCATTGATTCCCTGCCTGAGAGAAGGATAAAACCATGGTCCCCAGCTTCAGGGAAAAAGCCCTTGGTTAAAAGGAGCTGGCTACTCCTTCTGGGAGTTTGCAGGCTGAGAGGGAAAGTGCAGAGAGAGAGTTGGAGCAGTGAGAGGACCCTATGGTGCAGCATAGTGTCCCCTTGATAGGGATTGACAATGAGTGTGCATCAGCCACCTGGGGACAGGTAGAGGAGAGCCTGCAGGAAAAGgctggaaggcagggagggaaggggggagggggaactgCGCAGCCATTGCTGAGCCCCATCCTGGTCCTCGGTCCtgcaccccacccacccctgcccaccctaCCAGGCCGTGACCCGCCCCACGCTGCCCGACCCGCACCTCTCGCACCCGCAGCCCCCCAAATGCTTGGAGCCACCATCCCACCCCGAGGAGCCCAGTGACCTGGAGGAGCTGGAGCAGTTCGCCCGCACCTTCAAGCAACGCCGCATCAAGCTGGGCTTCACACAGGTCTGGGGCCACCCGGCAGCACGGGCTGTGGGCGTGAGGTGAAGCCACCCGGCCAGGTGGTGGGCGGCAGCGGGCTCCCTCTCCCAGACACCAGGGCTGTGGGCGTGGTCAGGTGGTGGGCGGGGCAGAGGCCACAGCTGGCTGGTGGTCAGGGGCAGGGGTGTGGCCAGCGGGTGGACCGGGGTGAGCCCCGCGGCGGAAGGCGGGGCCCTGACGCCGCTCCATTCCCACCCCACTGGGCCAGGGTGACGTGGGCCTGGCCATGGGCAAGCTCTACGGCAACGACTTTAGCCAGACGACCATCTCGCGTTTCGAGGCCCTCAACCTGAGCTTCAAGAACATGTGCAAACTCAAGCCCCTCCTGGAGAAGTGGCTCAACGACGCAGGTGGGACTGGGCTGAGGCTCCCAGGGCGGGCGGAGGGTGGTGGGCCCGGGAGGCGCCCTCTCATGTCCCCCCTCCCACCGTCTCCTCTCGGGCACAGAGACTATGTCTGTGGACTCAAGCCTGCCCAGCCCCAACCAGCTGAGCAGCCCCAGCCTGGGCTTCGACGGGCTCCCTGGCCGGAGACGCAAGAAGAGGACCAGCATCGAAACAAACGTCCGCTTCGCCTTAGAGAAGAGTTTTCTAGCGGTGAGGCCTGGCCTCCTGGGCGGCcctgagggctgggctggggggtcAGGGTGGACCTGGGGTTCACCTGCCCTCTGCCCGCAGAACCAGAAGCCTACCTCAGAGGAGATCCTGCTGATCGCAGAGCAGCTGCACATGGAGAAGGAAGTGATCCGCGTCTGGTTCTGCAACCGGCGCCAGAAGGAAAAACGCATCAACCCCTGCAGTGCAGCCCCCATGTTACCCAGCCCGGGGAAGCCGGCCAGCTACAGCCCCCATCTGGTACCAAGAGatgctctgggggtggggggcataaAGTTCTGGCAACACCCCAACCCTAGGCAGGCACCTCCGTGAACACAGTCTACTTGGTTGtccacagtgcctagcacaggggCTGGGATACCCTTGGGGACAGGCTGTCACATGGGTGGAGCATAGTCACACAGGGATGCAGTTTCCAGGGAACTGTGGTCTTATGTGGGGGATACAAgcacccacagacacacaccaaCAGAGACAAAAAGAGTTCTCACAGGGCATGGCCACATGGGGATGGATCCCAGGTAGGGGATGGAggtacccccccccacacacacacagttcacaACCACACATATAGACGcagggacacacagacacaggcagggagagcatTACATCCCTGGGTATACATTCAGGCTCACAGCTGCAGCAGACCCACTCAGGATCAGACACACTGGGACACCCCTTTATTGCATCTCATGTAGAAAGAGGCTGTGATGCAACAGagaggagccccccacccccctggtaTGGAGGAAGAAGAGACCACGTGAGCTGAGTTCTAAAGGACGAGAGAGAGGTTGCCGGTCACTTAAAGCGTAGGCAAAGGGACTGCCGTGCACAAAGGCCTAGAAGCCATAGTGTGCTGAGCCCAACTGGAGGAACTCCAGTGCAATTTAATGTGGTTGGAGCAGGAATGTATATGAATGAGTGTGAGGGTAGGGGCTAGGCAGGGACCAGACTCTCAAGTAACAGGTGAAGAGACTGAACGTGAACCATGGGCACTGAGGAGCTAAGGAGGAGTTCTGagctggggagggacagggtcaCATTAAGAGTGAGGCTTCTGGAGCTGATGGAAGGAcaagactggaggcagggaggccaagaAGGAGGCTGGTGGGTGGtcccagaaaataaacaacaggACATCCTGACAGTCTGATGCAGAGACATCCCTATCATCATAACCACCCCCCCAACATACACACTCTTTAGACCTGCAACTGGACGGTGTcagaggagaggtgagggaaCACTCTCAAATGGGAATCATTTCTTCCCACCTGTGGCTCAGGATCACTTCGGGTAAATGTTAAGGTAGATAGGATGGAAAGAACCTAGCGTAATACAAGCATAGCATTGTGCCCAAAGTCCCTTCTCCCCTCAGTCTGAGGGCAGATGAATGGGGGTCTTACTCACAGGGAGTGTCATGGGGGCTGCTGGGAAACAGTGGCCTCACCatgccttctttcttctctccccaggTCACACCCCAAGGGGGCGCCGGGACCTTGCCATTGTCCCAAGCTTC
This genomic window from Ursus arctos isolate Adak ecotype North America unplaced genomic scaffold, UrsArc2.0 scaffold_19, whole genome shotgun sequence contains:
- the POU2F2 gene encoding POU domain, class 2, transcription factor 2 isoform X2; amino-acid sequence: MVHSSMGAPGIRMSKPLEAEKQGLDSPSEHTDTERNGPDTNHQNPQNKTSPFSVSPTGPSTKIKAEDPSGDSAPAAPPPPQPAQPHLPQAQLMLTGSQLAGLTALMPAQQQLLLQQAQAQLLAAAVQQSSAAAAAAAASTSSSSSSSSSSSASSSTSQPPASSGGGDLPPPQPASQPPGTPQLTLSQPIQLTAQDIQQLLQLQQLVLVPGHHLQPPAQFLLPQAQQSQPGLLPTPNLFQLPQQTQGALLTSQPRAGLPTQAVTRPTLPDPHLSHPQPPKCLEPPSHPEEPSDLEELEQFARTFKQRRIKLGFTQGDVGLAMGKLYGNDFSQTTISRFEALNLSFKNMCKLKPLLEKWLNDAETMSVDSSLPSPNQLSSPSLGFDGLPGRRRKKRTSIETNVRFALEKSFLANQKPTSEEILLIAEQLHMEKEVIRVWFCNRRQKEKRINPCSAAPMLPSPGKPASYSPHLVTPQGGAGTLPLSQASSSLSTTVTTLSSAVGTLHPSRTAGGGGGGGGAAPPLNSIPSVTPPPPATTNSTNPSPQGSHSAIGLSGLNPSTGPGLWWNPAPYQP
- the POU2F2 gene encoding POU domain, class 2, transcription factor 2 isoform X5 yields the protein MSKPLEAEKQGLDSPSEHTDTERNGPDTNHQNPQNKTSPFSVSPTGPSTKIKAEDPSGDSAPAAPPPPQPAQPHLPQAQLMLTGSQLAGDIQQLLQLQQLVLVPGHHLQPPAQFLLPQAQQSQPGLLPTPNLFQLPQQTQGALLTSQPRAGLPTQPPKCLEPPSHPEEPSDLEELEQFARTFKQRRIKLGFTQGDVGLAMGKLYGNDFSQTTISRFEALNLSFKNMCKLKPLLEKWLNDAETMSVDSSLPSPNQLSSPSLGFDGLPGRRRKKRTSIETNVRFALEKSFLANQKPTSEEILLIAEQLHMEKEVIRVWFCNRRQKEKRINPCSAAPMLPSPGKPASYSPHLVTPQGGAGTLPLSQASSSLSTTVTTLSSAVGTLHPSRTAGGGGGGGGAAPPLNSIPSVTPPPPATTNSTNPSPQGSHSAIGLSGLNPSTGPGLWWNPAPYQP